A window of Mangifera indica cultivar Alphonso chromosome 13, CATAS_Mindica_2.1, whole genome shotgun sequence contains these coding sequences:
- the LOC123194625 gene encoding pentatricopeptide repeat-containing protein At3g29230-like isoform X1 has protein sequence MTLLACNTFFEAAPSDLTSDLSYWNKLIKSKLLKGNAEQAILTYINMQELGIHADNYSFPVLLKACSSLRSYSVGLMLHGQTIKAGFCGHVFVQTALLEMYGSLRCIDEAYKVFDRMPQRDVVAWNAMLSAFSSCGQMDSAMILFNSMPSKDLSSFNIMISGFARMGSMHAARNVFDAIPVKDVVSWNSMILACTNGKEMEQACEMFKQMPVKNVISWNTIITGYLHCQLYSEVVALFDEMQAENCKPDYLTVTSVLSACAHLGSLETGARIHIYAKENGLSFSPHVVTALIDMYAKCGSIQHALEAFYKSQVKDIYCWNAIITGLALHGYGHAALKLFSLMRDDCIKVDDVTFISVLSACSHAGLVQEGCELFSCMKKDFGITPKLEHYGCMVDLLGRAGFLDCAMQLIEAMPFQPTESIWGALLSACVIHQDLETGVKIVKLISSRAQHLSDGELMMFVNLYASCNQWEEANRWRNMMNDTGIIKTTACSLIEIKGKYHKFLAGGVGDKANVFT, from the coding sequence ATGACTCTCTTGGCCTGCAACACTTTTTTTGAGGCCGCTCCATCTGATTTGACATCTGATTTGAGTTACTGGAATAAGctaattaagagtaaattactCAAAGGAAATGCCGAACAAGCTATTCTGACATACATAAATATGCAAGAACTTGGAATTCATGCTGATAATTATTCTTTTCCAGTTTTGCTGAAAGCATGTAGCAGTTTGCGGAGTTATTCTGTTGGGTTAATGCTCCATGGCCAAACTATTAAGGCTGGTTTTTGTGGCCATGTCTTTGTGCAAACAGCTCTGTTGGAAATGTATGGGAGTCTAAGATGCATTGATGAAGCTTATAAAGTGTTTGATAGGATGCCTCAGAGAGATGTTGTTGCATGGAACGCCATGTTAAGTGCGTTTTCTTCTTGTGGGCAGATGGATTCCGCGATGATATTGTTTAATTCAATGCCTTCAAAGGATCTTTCGTCTTTCAATATCATGATCTCTGGGTTTGCCAGGATGGGGAGCATGCATGCTGCCAGAAATGTATTCGATGCGATCCCTGTTAAAGATGTTGTTTCATGGAACTCAATGATATTGGCTTGTACTAATGGTAAAGAAATGGAGCAAGCTTGTGAAATGTTTAAGCAAATGCCAgttaaaaatgtcatttcatggAACACAATAATCACTGGGTACTTACATTGCCAACTTTACTCTGAAGTTGTTgctttgtttgatgaaatgcaaGCTGAAAACTGCAAACCTGATTATCTTACTGTGACCAGTGTTCTATCTGCATGTGCCCATCTAGGATCTCTGGAAACCGGCGcaagaatacatatatatgctAAAGAAAATGGACTTTCCTTCAGCCCCCATGTTGTAACAGCTTTGATAGACATGTATGCCAAATGTGGCAGCATACAACACGCTCTAGAAGCGTTCTATAAGTCCCAAGTTAAGGACATATACTGCTGGAATGCCATAATCACCGGGCTAGCTCTTCATGGTTATGGACATGCTGCACTCAAACTCTTCAGCTTAATGAGAGATGATTGTATAAAGGTTGATGATGTTACCTTCATTAGCGTTCTTAGTGCTTGTAGCCATGCGGGGTTGGTGCAAGAGGGTTGTGAACTGTTCAGTTGTATGAAAAAGGACTTTGGAATTACCCCTAAGTTAGAGCATTATGGGTGCATGGTTGATCTTCTGGGACGCGCTGGGTTTCTTGACTGCGCGATGCAACTGATTGAAGCTATGCCATTTCAGCCAACAGAATCCATCTGGGGTGCTCTACTTAGTGCTTGTGTGATTCACCAGGATCTGGAGACAGGGGTAAAAATAGTAAAGCTGATTTCTTCCAGGGCTCAGCACTTGAGTGATGGGGAGCTTATGATGTTTGTGAACTTATATGCATCCTGCAATCAGTGGGAAGAAGCAAACAGATGGAGAAACATGATGAATGATACAGGCATAATTAAAACTACTGCATGCAGCCTAATAGAGATTAAaggaaaatatcacaaatttttGGCTGGGGGAGTGGGGGATAAAGCAAATGTGTTCACCTAA
- the LOC123194625 gene encoding pentatricopeptide repeat-containing protein At3g29230-like isoform X2, which produces MTLLACNTFFEAAPSDLTSDLSYWNKLIKSKLLKGNAEQAILTYINMQELGIHADNYSFPVLLKACSSLRSYSVGLMLHGQTIKAGFCGHVFVQTALLEMYGSLRCIDEAYKVFDRMPQRDVVAWNAMLSAFSSCGQMDSAMILFNSMPSKDLSSFNIMISGFARMGSMHAARNVFDAIPVKDVVSWNSMILACTNGKEMEQACEMFKQMPVKNVISWNTIITGVLSACAHLGSLETGARIHIYAKENGLSFSPHVVTALIDMYAKCGSIQHALEAFYKSQVKDIYCWNAIITGLALHGYGHAALKLFSLMRDDCIKVDDVTFISVLSACSHAGLVQEGCELFSCMKKDFGITPKLEHYGCMVDLLGRAGFLDCAMQLIEAMPFQPTESIWGALLSACVIHQDLETGVKIVKLISSRAQHLSDGELMMFVNLYASCNQWEEANRWRNMMNDTGIIKTTACSLIEIKGKYHKFLAGGVGDKANVFT; this is translated from the exons ATGACTCTCTTGGCCTGCAACACTTTTTTTGAGGCCGCTCCATCTGATTTGACATCTGATTTGAGTTACTGGAATAAGctaattaagagtaaattactCAAAGGAAATGCCGAACAAGCTATTCTGACATACATAAATATGCAAGAACTTGGAATTCATGCTGATAATTATTCTTTTCCAGTTTTGCTGAAAGCATGTAGCAGTTTGCGGAGTTATTCTGTTGGGTTAATGCTCCATGGCCAAACTATTAAGGCTGGTTTTTGTGGCCATGTCTTTGTGCAAACAGCTCTGTTGGAAATGTATGGGAGTCTAAGATGCATTGATGAAGCTTATAAAGTGTTTGATAGGATGCCTCAGAGAGATGTTGTTGCATGGAACGCCATGTTAAGTGCGTTTTCTTCTTGTGGGCAGATGGATTCCGCGATGATATTGTTTAATTCAATGCCTTCAAAGGATCTTTCGTCTTTCAATATCATGATCTCTGGGTTTGCCAGGATGGGGAGCATGCATGCTGCCAGAAATGTATTCGATGCGATCCCTGTTAAAGATGTTGTTTCATGGAACTCAATGATATTGGCTTGTACTAATGGTAAAGAAATGGAGCAAGCTTGTGAAATGTTTAAGCAAATGCCAgttaaaaatgtcatttcatggAACACAATAATCACTGG TGTTCTATCTGCATGTGCCCATCTAGGATCTCTGGAAACCGGCGcaagaatacatatatatgctAAAGAAAATGGACTTTCCTTCAGCCCCCATGTTGTAACAGCTTTGATAGACATGTATGCCAAATGTGGCAGCATACAACACGCTCTAGAAGCGTTCTATAAGTCCCAAGTTAAGGACATATACTGCTGGAATGCCATAATCACCGGGCTAGCTCTTCATGGTTATGGACATGCTGCACTCAAACTCTTCAGCTTAATGAGAGATGATTGTATAAAGGTTGATGATGTTACCTTCATTAGCGTTCTTAGTGCTTGTAGCCATGCGGGGTTGGTGCAAGAGGGTTGTGAACTGTTCAGTTGTATGAAAAAGGACTTTGGAATTACCCCTAAGTTAGAGCATTATGGGTGCATGGTTGATCTTCTGGGACGCGCTGGGTTTCTTGACTGCGCGATGCAACTGATTGAAGCTATGCCATTTCAGCCAACAGAATCCATCTGGGGTGCTCTACTTAGTGCTTGTGTGATTCACCAGGATCTGGAGACAGGGGTAAAAATAGTAAAGCTGATTTCTTCCAGGGCTCAGCACTTGAGTGATGGGGAGCTTATGATGTTTGTGAACTTATATGCATCCTGCAATCAGTGGGAAGAAGCAAACAGATGGAGAAACATGATGAATGATACAGGCATAATTAAAACTACTGCATGCAGCCTAATAGAGATTAAaggaaaatatcacaaatttttGGCTGGGGGAGTGGGGGATAAAGCAAATGTGTTCACCTAA